A DNA window from Bradyrhizobium sp. CCBAU 53421 contains the following coding sequences:
- a CDS encoding HlyD family secretion protein, translating to MDAQTRERGPSVEEPRQPGQAPEQKSRPDHASSPQQDTDHRKPSMRDRLREHWMLAAAGACLLLIALVGGVAYWLNVRHYESTDDAFIAARSFAVASKVGGYVVEVPVTDNQHVNAGDLLARIDERDYKIAVDQAGAQVAIAEANIANVQAQIDSQQEQIKQAKAQQQQAEAQLKFAQEEAARAQDLVEKGAGTVQRQQQTRSDLDAQQANVSRTRTAVTAAELGVKTLEAQLKSSKASLEQAQTQLDQANLNLQYTRIVAAQSGRVVKLSGAVGTFVAPAQSVMMFVPDEIWINANYKETQLTDMRPGQPVDIRIDAYPGRKLAGHVASVQPGSGTAFSLLPAENATGNFVKVVQRVPVKIVVDNWPADVPVGPGMSVVPWTKVR from the coding sequence GTGGATGCCCAAACCCGAGAGCGCGGGCCGTCCGTGGAGGAACCGCGGCAGCCTGGGCAAGCCCCCGAGCAAAAGTCGCGGCCGGACCATGCGTCCTCGCCGCAGCAGGACACCGACCACCGCAAGCCGTCGATGCGCGACCGGCTGCGCGAGCACTGGATGCTTGCGGCGGCCGGCGCCTGTCTGCTCCTGATCGCGCTCGTCGGCGGCGTGGCCTACTGGCTCAATGTCCGCCACTATGAATCGACCGACGATGCGTTCATCGCGGCGCGCAGCTTCGCCGTGGCGTCGAAGGTCGGCGGCTATGTCGTCGAGGTCCCCGTCACCGACAACCAGCACGTCAATGCCGGCGATCTCCTCGCGAGGATCGACGAGCGCGACTACAAGATCGCGGTCGATCAGGCCGGCGCGCAGGTCGCGATCGCCGAGGCCAATATCGCCAATGTCCAGGCGCAGATCGACAGTCAGCAGGAGCAGATCAAGCAAGCCAAGGCGCAGCAGCAGCAGGCCGAAGCGCAGTTGAAGTTCGCGCAGGAGGAGGCCGCGCGAGCCCAGGACCTCGTCGAGAAGGGCGCTGGCACGGTGCAGCGGCAGCAGCAGACGCGCTCGGATCTCGACGCCCAGCAGGCCAACGTCAGTCGGACCAGAACGGCGGTCACCGCAGCCGAACTCGGCGTCAAGACGCTCGAGGCTCAGCTCAAGAGCAGCAAGGCATCGCTGGAGCAGGCGCAGACGCAGCTCGATCAGGCCAATCTGAACCTGCAATATACCCGCATCGTCGCGGCGCAGTCCGGACGCGTCGTCAAACTGAGCGGCGCGGTCGGCACCTTTGTGGCGCCGGCGCAGAGCGTCATGATGTTTGTTCCCGACGAGATCTGGATCAACGCCAATTACAAGGAAACGCAGCTGACCGACATGCGTCCGGGCCAGCCAGTTGACATCAGGATCGATGCCTATCCGGGGCGCAAGCTCGCCGGCCACGTGGCTTCGGTTCAGCCAGGCTCAGGCACCGCGTTCAGCCTGCTGCCGGCGGAGAACGCGACCGGCAATTTCGTCAAGGTCGTGCAGCGTGTTCCCGTGAAGATCGTGGTCGACAACTGGCCGGCGGATGTGCCGGTAGGGCCGGGCATGTCGGTCGTGCCCTGGACCAAAGTGCGATGA
- a CDS encoding sensor histidine kinase has translation MDHEKVNILLVDDQPAKLLAYEVILKELGETLVAASSGREALEFLLKNEVAVILVDVCMPELDGFELAAMIREHPRFQKTAMIFISAIQVSDIDRLRGYEMGAVDYVPVPVVPEVLRAKIRVFAELYRKTRELERLNAELEDRVRARTAELEQSTTRLVESEARRSMAIAAGKMGSWDWDWVNGDWMWDEGQYKIFGVDPKSFALTSDNIQALFHPDDVEQLRQGWTGFGNGHTSYEAEFRVVRPDGEIRWCVGTAAATSDRNGRVVRVSGVTVDITDRKKAEERQSLLTREVDHRAKNALALAQSIVRLTRAQNVTAYVRAVEGRITALARVHTVLSLSSWQGAEIRRLVTEEIAPYSDAGQIQIDGAEVQLQPATAQTLALALHELVTNSAKYGSLSVLSGRLAITWEVHDDALILACVETGGPPVTKPKQKGFGTRSVIASIETQLGGRADFDWRAEGLICRLTVPLKALVGETAAYRDLSAAGRKPMVSSRAV, from the coding sequence ATGGACCATGAAAAGGTAAACATCCTTCTGGTCGACGATCAGCCGGCCAAGCTGCTGGCCTATGAGGTCATCCTGAAGGAGCTCGGCGAGACGCTGGTCGCCGCGTCGTCGGGCCGCGAGGCGCTCGAGTTCCTGCTCAAGAACGAAGTCGCGGTCATCCTGGTCGACGTCTGCATGCCCGAGCTCGACGGCTTCGAACTCGCGGCGATGATCCGCGAGCATCCGCGCTTCCAGAAGACCGCGATGATCTTCATCTCGGCGATCCAGGTCAGCGACATCGACCGGCTGCGCGGCTACGAGATGGGCGCGGTCGATTACGTACCGGTGCCGGTTGTGCCGGAAGTGCTGCGCGCAAAAATCCGCGTGTTCGCCGAGCTCTACCGCAAGACACGGGAACTCGAGCGCCTCAATGCCGAGCTCGAAGACCGGGTGCGTGCGCGCACCGCCGAGCTCGAGCAATCGACCACCCGGCTGGTCGAGAGCGAGGCGCGCCGCAGCATGGCGATTGCCGCGGGAAAGATGGGCTCGTGGGACTGGGACTGGGTCAACGGCGACTGGATGTGGGACGAGGGGCAATACAAGATCTTCGGCGTCGATCCGAAATCCTTCGCGCTGACATCAGACAATATCCAGGCGCTGTTTCATCCCGACGACGTCGAACAGCTCCGGCAGGGCTGGACCGGCTTCGGCAATGGCCACACCTCCTATGAGGCCGAATTCCGCGTCGTGCGGCCGGACGGCGAGATACGCTGGTGCGTCGGCACGGCTGCTGCGACCAGTGACAGGAACGGCAGGGTGGTGCGGGTGAGCGGCGTCACCGTCGACATCACCGATCGCAAGAAGGCCGAGGAACGACAAAGCCTCTTGACCCGCGAGGTCGACCATCGGGCCAAGAACGCGCTCGCGCTGGCGCAGTCGATCGTGCGCCTGACGCGCGCACAGAACGTGACCGCCTATGTGCGGGCGGTCGAGGGCCGCATCACGGCGCTGGCGCGGGTTCACACCGTGCTGTCGCTGTCGAGCTGGCAGGGCGCCGAAATCCGGCGGCTGGTCACCGAGGAGATCGCGCCATACTCCGACGCCGGGCAGATCCAGATCGACGGCGCAGAGGTGCAGTTGCAGCCCGCGACGGCGCAGACGCTGGCGCTGGCGCTGCACGAGCTCGTCACCAACTCCGCCAAATACGGCAGCCTGTCGGTGCTGTCAGGCCGGCTCGCGATCACCTGGGAGGTGCACGACGATGCGCTGATCCTGGCCTGCGTGGAAACCGGCGGGCCGCCGGTGACCAAACCGAAGCAGAAAGGCTTCGGCACACGAAGCGTCATCGCCAGCATCGAGACCCAGCTCGGCGGACGGGCCGACTTCGATTGGCGCGCCGAGGGCCTGATCTGCCGGCTCACGGTTCCGCTCAAGGCGCTGGTTGGCGAAACAGCGGCTTACCGCGATCTGTCGGCAGCCGGGCGCAAGCCCATGGTCAGTTCCAGGGCCGTGTAG
- a CDS encoding HAMP domain-containing protein: MTDLGSPPRPRADTRRAQSSNGSLDSSHDLLQSLQAMRGGDFSVRMRGDYLGIDGKIADAFNEIAAANERMAQQLARVGQVVGREGQTRQRVNFGLASGAWADMESSVNTLIDDLLWPTREVTRAVAAVAQGDLLQTVQLDVEGRPLRGEFLQSANIVNTMIKQLSVFTSEVTRVAREVGTEGKLGGQAQVPEVTGVWKDLTESVNSMANNLTGQVRNIAEVTIAVANGDLSKKITVDVRGEILQLKEAINTMVDQLRSFASEVTRVAREVGTDGKLGGQAIVPGVAGTWKDLTDSVNAMCGNLTAQVRNIANVTTAVARGDLSRKITVDVSGEILELKDTINTMVDQLNSFASEVTRVAREVGTEGKLGGQAQVPGVAGTWKDLTDNVNFMASNLTAQVRNIADVATAIAGGDLSKKITVNVSGEILQLKETLNTMVDQLNAFASEVTRVAREVGTEGKLGGQANVLGVAGTWKDLTDNVNFMASNLTAQVRNIAGVTTAVANGDLSKKITVDVRGEILELKDTINTMVDQLNAFAGEVTRVAREVGTEGKLGGQAEVRGVAGTWKDLTDSVNSMASNLTAQVRNIAEVATAVAKGDLSKKITVNVSGEILQLKETLNTMVDQLNAFAGEVTRVAREVGTDGKLGGQAEVPGVAGTWKDLTDSVNSMAGNLTAQVRNIAEVATAIAGGDLSRKITVDVRGEILQLKETLNTMVDQLNRFAGEVTRVAREVGTDGSLGGQANVPGVAGTWKDLTDNVNSMAGNLTAQVRNIAEVTTAVARGDLSRKITVDVKGEILELKNTINTMVDQLNGFAGEVTRVAREVGTEGKLGGQAEVPGVAGTWKDLTDNVNFMASNLTAQVRNIAEVASAIAGGDLSKKITVDVRGEILLLKDTLNTMVEQLRSFAAEVTRVAREVGTEGRLGGQAVVPGVGGTWKDLTDNVNLLAANLTTQVRNIAEVTTAVARGDLSRKITVDVKGEILELKNTINTMVDQLNAFAGEVTRVAREVGTEGKLGGQAEVRGVAGTWKDLTDTVNVMAANLTEQVRGIVKVVTAVANGDLKQNLTVKSKGEVAALADTINNMTETLATFAEQVTSVAREVGVEGRLGGQANVPGTAGTWKDLTGNVNLLAANLTSQVRAIAEVATAVTKGDLTRSIQVDVRGEVAELKDNINTMIGNLRLTTERNTEQDWLKTNLARFTNMLQGQRDLATVGRLLLTELAPLINAHMGVIYQVDNPENAQLRLLSAYAGDSSNPHPQIVQFGEGLIGQCALDKRQRLVSDIPGDAVPINSALMRIMPKNLVVFPVLFENQVKAVIELSSISSFTTSQITFLEQLTDSIGIVLNSIEATMQTEAFLKQSQTLAGELQTQQRELQQTNDQLEQKAQQLAERNVDVERKNQEIEQARRALEEKATELSLTSKYKSEFLANMSHELRTPLNSILILGQQLTENPDGNLTGKQVEFARTIHGAGTDLLNLISDILDLSKIESGTVTVDAEEILTSSLLETVGRPFRHEAENRHLSFSIDVDGNLARSMVTDSKRLQQVLKNLLSNAFKFTADGGVSLTVSAALGGWSAEHPILNAAPAVVAFEVSDTGIGIPQDKQKLIFEAFQQADAGTSRKYGGTGLGLAISRELAGLLGGEIHLRSTPGKGSTFTLFLPLKYAGPSAALRPQAQPLAMPHTAAPSLQSPGSQERVIEQLPDDRLDLEPGDTILLIVEDDPHYARVLIDLARDKGFKVLVASRGAEALDLAKQFQPSAVSLDVFLPDMLGWTVLSQLKHNPLTRHIPVQIITLDEDRQHALARGAFSFVNKPTTTEGVSAALSQIKEYARPRRKRLLIVEDNAAEQLSITELLGHEDIEIVTSGTGAGALSTLRENPCDCVVLDLRLPDMSGFEVLDQIRKDETLSNIPVVVFTGRELSAEEDAELHTMARSIVVKGVESPERLLDETSLFLHRVITELPVEKQRMLEKLNSSDEDLIGKTALLVDDDARNIFALSSVLERRGMKVLTATTGHEAISLVESNPKIAIVLMDIMMPQMDGYQTIGAIRQNPAFARLPIIALTAKAMKGDREKCLEAGASDYLAKPVNTEQLLLAIRMWLHR, translated from the coding sequence ATGACCGATCTCGGTTCGCCGCCTCGTCCCCGTGCTGATACCCGCCGCGCCCAATCATCGAACGGAAGCCTCGATTCCTCGCACGATCTGCTGCAGTCGCTGCAGGCGATGCGCGGTGGCGACTTCTCGGTTCGGATGCGCGGCGATTATCTCGGTATCGACGGCAAGATCGCGGACGCCTTCAACGAAATCGCTGCCGCCAACGAGCGCATGGCGCAGCAATTGGCGCGCGTCGGACAGGTCGTCGGCCGTGAGGGACAGACCCGCCAACGCGTCAATTTCGGTCTCGCCAGCGGCGCCTGGGCCGATATGGAAAGTTCGGTCAACACGCTGATCGATGATTTGCTGTGGCCGACCCGCGAAGTCACCCGCGCTGTCGCCGCGGTGGCGCAGGGCGACCTGCTGCAGACCGTGCAACTCGACGTCGAGGGCAGGCCGCTGCGCGGCGAATTCCTGCAGTCGGCGAACATCGTCAACACGATGATCAAGCAGCTCTCGGTGTTCACCTCGGAGGTTACGCGCGTCGCCCGCGAAGTCGGTACCGAGGGCAAGCTCGGCGGCCAGGCCCAGGTGCCCGAAGTGACCGGCGTCTGGAAGGACCTGACCGAGAGCGTCAACTCGATGGCCAACAATTTGACCGGCCAGGTCCGCAACATCGCCGAGGTGACGATCGCGGTCGCCAACGGCGACCTGTCCAAGAAGATCACGGTCGACGTGCGCGGCGAGATCCTGCAGCTGAAGGAGGCCATCAACACGATGGTCGATCAGCTGCGCTCCTTCGCCTCGGAAGTGACGCGCGTGGCGCGCGAGGTCGGCACCGACGGCAAGCTCGGCGGCCAGGCGATCGTGCCCGGCGTCGCCGGCACCTGGAAGGATCTCACCGACTCGGTGAACGCGATGTGCGGCAACCTGACCGCCCAGGTCCGCAACATCGCCAACGTGACCACGGCGGTGGCGCGCGGCGACCTGTCGCGCAAGATCACGGTCGACGTCAGCGGCGAGATCCTCGAGCTGAAGGACACCATCAACACGATGGTGGACCAGCTCAACTCGTTTGCCTCGGAAGTGACGCGCGTGGCGCGCGAGGTCGGTACCGAAGGCAAGCTCGGCGGCCAGGCCCAGGTGCCCGGCGTCGCCGGCACCTGGAAGGATCTCACCGACAACGTCAACTTCATGGCATCGAACCTGACGGCGCAGGTCCGCAACATCGCCGACGTCGCGACCGCGATCGCCGGCGGCGATTTGTCAAAGAAGATCACGGTGAACGTGTCTGGCGAGATCCTTCAGCTGAAGGAAACGCTCAACACGATGGTCGACCAGCTCAACGCGTTCGCCTCGGAAGTGACGCGCGTGGCGCGCGAGGTCGGCACCGAAGGCAAGCTCGGCGGCCAGGCCAACGTGCTCGGCGTTGCCGGCACCTGGAAGGACCTGACCGACAACGTCAACTTCATGGCGTCGAACCTGACCGCGCAGGTCCGCAATATCGCCGGTGTCACCACCGCGGTCGCCAATGGCGACCTGTCGAAGAAGATCACGGTCGACGTGCGCGGCGAAATCCTCGAGCTGAAGGACACCATCAACACGATGGTGGACCAGCTCAACGCCTTCGCCGGCGAAGTGACGCGCGTGGCGCGCGAGGTCGGTACCGAAGGCAAGCTCGGCGGCCAGGCCGAGGTGCGCGGCGTCGCCGGCACCTGGAAGGATCTGACCGACAGCGTCAACTCGATGGCCTCGAACCTGACCGCACAGGTACGCAACATCGCCGAGGTCGCGACCGCGGTGGCGAAGGGCGACCTGTCGAAGAAGATCACGGTGAACGTGTCGGGCGAAATCCTTCAGCTGAAGGAAACGCTCAACACGATGGTCGACCAGCTCAACGCCTTCGCCGGCGAAGTGACGCGCGTGGCGCGCGAGGTCGGTACCGACGGCAAGCTCGGCGGTCAGGCCGAGGTGCCCGGCGTCGCCGGCACCTGGAAAGACCTCACCGACAGCGTCAACTCGATGGCCGGCAACCTCACGGCACAGGTCCGCAACATCGCCGAGGTCGCGACCGCGATCGCCGGCGGTGACCTGTCGCGCAAGATCACGGTCGACGTGCGCGGCGAGATCCTGCAGCTGAAGGAAACGCTGAACACGATGGTCGACCAGCTCAACCGCTTCGCGGGCGAGGTGACGCGCGTCGCGCGCGAGGTCGGCACCGACGGCAGCCTCGGCGGCCAGGCCAACGTGCCCGGCGTCGCCGGCACCTGGAAGGACCTGACCGACAACGTCAACTCGATGGCCGGCAACCTCACCGCTCAGGTCCGCAACATCGCCGAGGTGACGACGGCGGTGGCGCGCGGCGACCTGTCGCGCAAGATCACGGTCGACGTGAAGGGCGAAATCCTCGAGCTGAAGAACACCATCAACACGATGGTGGACCAGCTCAACGGCTTCGCCGGCGAAGTGACGCGCGTGGCACGCGAGGTTGGCACCGAAGGCAAGCTCGGCGGCCAGGCCGAAGTGCCCGGCGTCGCCGGCACCTGGAAGGATCTCACCGACAACGTCAACTTCATGGCGTCGAACCTGACCGCTCAGGTCCGTAACATCGCCGAGGTCGCCAGCGCGATCGCCGGCGGCGACCTGTCGAAGAAGATCACGGTGGACGTCCGCGGCGAGATCCTGCTGCTCAAGGACACCCTGAACACGATGGTCGAGCAGCTTCGCTCGTTCGCCGCCGAAGTGACGCGCGTGGCGCGCGAAGTCGGCACCGAGGGGCGGCTGGGCGGCCAGGCCGTGGTGCCCGGCGTCGGCGGCACCTGGAAGGACCTCACCGACAACGTCAACCTCTTGGCCGCGAACCTGACCACCCAGGTCCGCAACATCGCGGAAGTGACGACGGCCGTGGCGCGCGGCGACCTGTCGCGCAAGATCACGGTCGACGTGAAAGGCGAAATCCTCGAGCTGAAGAACACCATCAACACGATGGTCGACCAGCTCAACGCCTTCGCCGGCGAGGTGACGCGCGTGGCGCGCGAGGTCGGCACCGAGGGCAAGCTCGGCGGCCAGGCCGAGGTGCGCGGCGTCGCCGGCACCTGGAAGGACCTCACCGATACCGTCAACGTCATGGCGGCGAACCTGACCGAGCAGGTGCGCGGCATCGTCAAGGTGGTGACCGCGGTCGCCAACGGCGACTTGAAGCAAAATCTCACAGTGAAGTCGAAGGGCGAGGTGGCGGCGCTCGCCGACACCATCAACAACATGACGGAAACGCTCGCGACCTTCGCCGAACAGGTCACCAGCGTGGCGCGCGAGGTCGGCGTCGAGGGACGGCTCGGCGGTCAGGCCAACGTGCCCGGCACCGCCGGCACCTGGAAGGACCTCACCGGCAACGTCAACCTGCTCGCCGCCAACCTGACCTCCCAGGTGCGCGCGATCGCGGAGGTGGCGACCGCGGTGACCAAGGGCGACCTGACGCGCTCGATCCAGGTCGACGTGCGCGGCGAGGTCGCCGAGCTCAAGGACAACATCAACACCATGATCGGCAACCTCCGTCTCACCACGGAGCGCAACACCGAGCAGGACTGGCTGAAGACCAATCTGGCGCGCTTCACCAACATGCTGCAGGGCCAGCGCGATCTCGCGACCGTCGGCCGCCTGTTGCTGACCGAGCTCGCACCGCTGATCAACGCGCATATGGGCGTGATCTACCAGGTCGACAATCCCGAGAATGCGCAGCTGCGCTTGCTGTCGGCCTATGCCGGCGACAGCAGCAATCCGCATCCGCAAATCGTCCAGTTCGGCGAGGGGCTGATCGGCCAGTGTGCACTCGACAAGCGCCAGCGCCTCGTCTCGGATATTCCCGGCGATGCGGTGCCGATCAATTCGGCGCTGATGCGCATCATGCCGAAGAACCTGGTCGTGTTCCCGGTGCTGTTCGAGAACCAGGTCAAGGCGGTGATCGAGCTGTCCTCGATCTCGTCGTTCACGACCTCGCAGATCACCTTCCTCGAGCAGCTGACCGACAGCATCGGCATCGTGCTCAACAGCATCGAGGCGACGATGCAAACCGAGGCCTTCCTCAAGCAGTCGCAGACGCTCGCCGGCGAGCTTCAGACCCAGCAGAGGGAATTGCAGCAGACCAACGACCAGCTCGAGCAGAAGGCCCAGCAGCTCGCCGAACGCAACGTCGACGTCGAGCGCAAGAACCAGGAAATCGAGCAGGCCCGCCGTGCGCTGGAGGAGAAGGCGACCGAGCTGTCGCTGACCTCGAAGTACAAGTCCGAATTCCTCGCCAACATGTCGCACGAGCTGCGCACGCCGCTGAACTCGATCCTGATCCTGGGCCAGCAGCTGACCGAGAATCCGGACGGCAACCTGACCGGCAAGCAGGTCGAGTTCGCCCGCACCATTCACGGCGCCGGCACCGACCTGCTGAACCTGATCAGCGACATCCTCGATCTGTCCAAGATCGAGTCCGGCACGGTGACGGTCGATGCCGAGGAAATTCTCACCTCGAGCCTGCTCGAGACCGTCGGGCGGCCGTTCCGGCACGAGGCGGAGAACCGCCATCTTTCCTTCAGCATCGATGTCGACGGCAACCTTGCGCGCAGCATGGTGACCGACTCCAAGCGGTTGCAGCAGGTGCTGAAGAACCTGTTGTCGAATGCGTTCAAGTTCACCGCCGACGGCGGCGTCAGCCTGACCGTGTCGGCCGCGCTCGGCGGCTGGAGCGCCGAGCATCCGATCCTGAATGCCGCACCGGCCGTCGTCGCCTTCGAAGTGTCGGATACCGGCATCGGCATTCCCCAGGACAAGCAGAAGCTGATCTTCGAGGCGTTCCAGCAGGCCGACGCCGGCACCAGCCGCAAATATGGCGGCACCGGCCTTGGCCTTGCCATCAGCCGCGAGCTGGCGGGCCTGCTCGGCGGCGAGATCCATCTGCGCAGTACTCCGGGCAAGGGATCGACCTTCACGCTCTTTCTGCCGCTGAAATATGCCGGACCGTCGGCGGCGTTGCGCCCGCAGGCGCAGCCGCTCGCGATGCCCCACACGGCGGCGCCGTCGCTGCAATCGCCAGGTTCACAGGAGCGTGTGATCGAGCAGCTGCCGGACGACCGGCTCGATCTCGAACCCGGCGACACGATCCTCTTGATCGTCGAGGACGACCCGCATTACGCGCGGGTGCTGATCGATCTGGCGCGTGACAAGGGCTTCAAGGTGCTGGTCGCAAGCCGCGGTGCCGAGGCGCTGGATCTCGCCAAGCAGTTCCAGCCGAGCGCGGTTTCGCTCGACGTCTTCCTGCCCGACATGCTGGGCTGGACGGTGCTGAGCCAGCTCAAGCACAATCCGCTGACCCGTCACATTCCGGTCCAGATCATTACGCTGGACGAGGACCGGCAACACGCGCTGGCGCGCGGCGCCTTCTCCTTCGTCAACAAGCCGACCACGACCGAGGGCGTCAGCGCGGCGCTGTCGCAGATCAAGGAATACGCCAGGCCGCGTCGCAAGCGCCTGCTGATCGTGGAGGACAATGCGGCGGAGCAGCTCAGCATCACCGAGTTGCTCGGCCACGAGGATATCGAGATCGTGACCAGCGGAACCGGGGCAGGGGCGCTCTCGACGCTGCGCGAAAATCCGTGCGACTGCGTCGTGCTCGACCTGCGTCTGCCCGACATGAGCGGCTTCGAGGTGCTGGATCAGATCCGCAAGGACGAGACGCTCTCCAATATTCCCGTGGTCGTGTTTACCGGGCGGGAACTTTCGGCCGAAGAGGACGCGGAACTGCACACGATGGCGCGCAGCATCGTCGTCAAGGGTGTAGAGTCGCCGGAACGCCTGCTCGACGAAACGTCACTGTTCCTGCACCGTGTGATCACGGAATTGCCCGTCGAAAAACAGAGGATGCTGGAGAAGCTCAATAGTTCCGATGAGGATCTTATTGGCAAGACCGCGCTCCTGGTCGACGACGACGCCCGCAACATCTTCGCGCTGTCGAGCGTGCTGGAGCGGCGAGGTATGAAGGTGTTGACTGCGACAACCGGTCACGAGGCGATCTCGTTGGTGGAGTCCAATCCGAAGATCGCGATCGTGCTGATGGACATCATGATGCCGCAGATGGACGGTTACCAGACCATCGGCGCTATCCGGCAAAATCCCGCCTTTGCGCGGCTGCCGATCATCGCGCTGACCGCGAAGGCGATGAAAGGCGACCGCGAGAAATGCCTGGAAGCAGGCGCGTCCGACTATCTGGCGAAACCCGTGAACACAGAGCAACTGCTGCTGGCGATCCGCATGTGGCTGCACCGCTGA
- a CDS encoding PAS domain-containing sensor histidine kinase codes for MVKKSDQLKRGIFESERRFRLLAGGAIDYAICTLAADGRVIHWNKGAERITGYPANAILGKHFSVFYPEEDRASGIPAKALQLARKEKHAAAEGWCVRRDGSQFFASVVIDPIYEKRKLVGYAMVTRDMTERRRARADLEASESQFRLLVSNVTDYALYMLTPAGIVANWNTGGERIKGYSPGEIIGQSFARFYTAADQAAGKPARALKIAEETGHYEEDGWRVRKDGSFFWASVVIDPIRDSDGNLVGFAKITRDISERREAQQKLEQVQRQLAESQKMDALGQLTGGVAHDFNNLLMIISGNLHRIRREVTSERGRLALSAIETASERAASLTSQLLTFARRQSVNPQTIDIAERITAVREVLSSALGGAIRLNMELEPDLWPVFVDPNEFETALINLVVNARDAMPNGGTLTVSARNMPETTEVAVSVADTGEGIAQDVLSKVFDPFFTTKPVGKGTGLGLSQVHGFAHQADGRIEIASALGKGTTISIYLPRGTAAATGTIAGRAVRGSATVLLIEDNPAVADASRGLLEQLGYTVRWAPNAEAALAEIEANGIDVVFSDIVMPGRMDGLKLARRIRDRNPELPILLTTGYSEGARDVRSDFPVLRKPYQIHDLSRELSKLTGQQSETGIDLPADEQPARKARARS; via the coding sequence ATGGTTAAAAAATCAGACCAACTCAAGCGCGGCATTTTCGAGAGCGAGCGCAGGTTCCGGCTGTTGGCCGGAGGCGCAATTGACTATGCGATTTGCACCCTCGCCGCCGACGGGCGGGTGATCCATTGGAACAAGGGTGCCGAGCGCATCACCGGCTATCCGGCCAACGCAATCCTTGGCAAGCACTTCTCGGTCTTCTATCCTGAAGAGGATCGCGCATCGGGCATTCCCGCGAAGGCACTGCAGCTGGCGCGGAAGGAGAAGCACGCCGCGGCCGAGGGCTGGTGCGTCCGCAGGGACGGATCGCAATTCTTCGCCTCAGTCGTGATCGATCCGATCTACGAGAAGCGCAAGCTGGTCGGCTACGCGATGGTCACCCGCGACATGACCGAGCGGCGGCGGGCGCGCGCCGATCTCGAGGCCAGCGAAAGCCAGTTCCGCCTGCTGGTGAGCAACGTCACCGATTACGCGCTGTACATGCTGACGCCGGCCGGCATCGTCGCCAACTGGAATACGGGCGGCGAGCGCATCAAGGGCTATTCGCCCGGCGAAATCATCGGCCAGAGCTTCGCGCGGTTCTATACGGCGGCCGATCAGGCCGCGGGCAAACCGGCCCGCGCGCTCAAGATCGCGGAAGAGACCGGGCATTACGAGGAGGATGGCTGGCGGGTCCGCAAGGACGGCTCGTTCTTCTGGGCCAGCGTCGTGATCGATCCGATCCGCGACAGCGACGGCAACCTGGTCGGTTTTGCCAAGATCACGCGTGACATTTCCGAGCGGCGCGAGGCGCAGCAGAAGCTGGAACAGGTGCAGCGACAGCTGGCGGAATCGCAGAAGATGGATGCGCTCGGCCAATTGACCGGCGGCGTCGCACACGACTTCAACAATCTCCTGATGATCATTTCCGGCAATCTGCACCGGATCAGGCGCGAGGTAACGAGCGAACGCGGCCGGCTTGCCCTCAGCGCGATCGAAACCGCATCCGAGCGCGCCGCGTCACTGACCAGCCAGCTGCTCACCTTCGCGCGCCGCCAGAGCGTCAATCCGCAGACCATCGATATCGCTGAGCGGATCACGGCGGTGCGCGAGGTGCTGAGCAGCGCGCTCGGCGGCGCGATCAGGTTGAACATGGAGCTTGAGCCGGACCTCTGGCCGGTCTTCGTCGACCCGAACGAATTTGAGACCGCGCTGATCAACCTTGTCGTCAATGCGCGGGACGCGATGCCCAACGGCGGTACGCTGACTGTCTCGGCCCGCAACATGCCCGAAACCACTGAGGTCGCCGTCAGCGTCGCCGATACCGGTGAAGGCATTGCCCAGGATGTGCTGAGCAAGGTGTTCGACCCGTTCTTCACCACCAAGCCGGTCGGCAAAGGCACCGGCCTTGGACTGTCCCAGGTGCACGGCTTTGCGCACCAGGCCGACGGCCGGATCGAGATCGCAAGCGCGCTCGGCAAGGGCACCACGATCAGCATCTATCTCCCGCGCGGGACCGCAGCCGCGACGGGTACGATCGCGGGCCGCGCCGTGCGCGGCTCCGCTACGGTCCTGCTGATCGAGGATAATCCGGCGGTCGCCGATGCAAGCAGGGGCCTGCTCGAACAGCTCGGCTACACCGTGCGCTGGGCGCCGAACGCAGAGGCTGCCCTCGCGGAAATCGAGGCCAACGGGATCGACGTGGTGTTCAGCGACATCGTCATGCCCGGCAGGATGGATGGGCTGAAGCTGGCGCGCAGGATCCGGGACAGGAATCCGGAGCTGCCGATCCTGCTGACGACCGGCTACAGCGAGGGTGCGCGCGACGTGCGGTCCGACTTTCCGGTCCTGCGCAAGCCGTACCAGATTCACGACCTCAGCCGCGAACTCTCGAAGCTGACGGGGCAACAATCTGAAACCGGGATCGACCTCCCGGCAGACGAACAGCCGGCGAGAAAAGCGAGGGCGCGCTCGTAG